In a single window of the Massilia oculi genome:
- the secE gene encoding preprotein translocase subunit SecE, with product MSNQSVQTVSTSNDKFKVALAVVAAIAGVVGFFYLTGQNKPALVAAGALVAGLVFAVLLLWTSTTGRDFLSFAKESVRETKKVVWPTRREAMQITGIVFAFVVVMAIFLWGTDKLLELLLYDFVLGWK from the coding sequence ATGTCTAATCAATCCGTGCAAACTGTCAGCACCTCGAATGACAAGTTCAAGGTCGCGCTGGCGGTGGTTGCAGCGATTGCAGGCGTCGTCGGGTTCTTTTACCTGACTGGCCAGAACAAACCAGCCTTGGTCGCCGCAGGCGCCCTCGTGGCTGGTTTAGTTTTTGCTGTCCTGCTTTTGTGGACTTCCACCACTGGCCGTGATTTCCTGAGCTTCGCCAAGGAGTCGGTGCGCGAGACCAAGAAGGTCGTCTGGCCTACCCGCCGCGAAGCCATGCAGATCACCGGCATCGTGTTTGCCTTCGTGGTCGTGATGGCGATTTTCCTGTGGGGCACGGATAAGCTTCTCGAGCTCCTGTTGTACGACTTTGTCCTGGGTTGGAAATAA
- a CDS encoding HDOD domain-containing protein yields MTDISQDGAPRRVRPALMRKLSGTERMFTLGGAIMHVIGMGYNDDLGTADLAYYVVSDVALTQRILRLSNTVQYRTLSGTPVTTISRAISLLGFDNVRAAALAMLLVDALDTAEHGVRVELEAALCASLVGRELARHSPIPGAEEAAICALFKNLGPLLLASREPERYREIAAIVAAGKHSPSQAAQLILGCSFETLSEAVLREWQMPELIVQAQAALPPGPLEGAADRDEWMRQVAAFSRDVARLMGRHHDPAAAPETQELIVRYGAALGVDHPAMVALYDEVQEGMNGMLQSMNMERAPKTDPKAGSSLPNVLALATLDAGEDDEGEFHPSGKPKNARDLLLAGVQDVALLGGSGAGVNDVVNAVLETLYGALGFRFATVCLRDARTSQFRARVSLGEGSADLQNGFAFPCAFTRDVFHLALENDADMMIADAFSPKIRDLLPAWYKTLLPDAESFIVLPLVVGKARLGLIYADRIFTAPEGVAPDETALIKALKAQVLAALAPQGANTPQP; encoded by the coding sequence ATGACCGACATTTCCCAGGACGGCGCCCCGCGCCGCGTGCGCCCCGCCCTCATGCGCAAGCTCAGCGGAACCGAGCGCATGTTCACGCTGGGCGGCGCCATCATGCACGTGATCGGCATGGGGTATAACGACGACCTGGGCACGGCCGACCTCGCGTATTACGTGGTGTCCGACGTGGCGCTCACCCAGCGCATCCTGCGCCTGTCCAACACGGTCCAGTACCGCACCTTGTCCGGCACGCCGGTGACGACGATCTCGCGCGCCATTTCCCTGCTCGGCTTCGACAATGTGCGCGCCGCCGCGCTGGCGATGCTGCTGGTCGATGCACTCGACACCGCCGAGCACGGCGTGCGGGTGGAACTCGAAGCTGCCCTGTGCGCCAGCCTGGTCGGACGCGAGCTGGCGCGCCACAGCCCGATCCCCGGGGCCGAGGAAGCGGCGATCTGTGCGCTGTTCAAGAACCTGGGACCATTGCTGTTGGCCAGCCGCGAGCCGGAGCGCTACCGCGAGATCGCCGCGATCGTGGCGGCTGGCAAGCACAGCCCCAGCCAGGCTGCGCAACTGATCCTGGGCTGCAGCTTCGAGACCTTGTCGGAGGCGGTCTTGCGCGAGTGGCAGATGCCGGAGCTCATCGTGCAAGCCCAGGCGGCGCTGCCGCCGGGGCCGCTCGAGGGCGCGGCCGACCGTGACGAATGGATGCGGCAAGTGGCCGCCTTCAGCCGCGACGTGGCGCGCCTGATGGGGCGTCACCACGATCCGGCCGCCGCGCCCGAGACCCAGGAGCTGATCGTGCGCTATGGCGCGGCGCTGGGCGTCGACCATCCGGCCATGGTGGCGCTGTACGACGAGGTGCAGGAAGGCATGAACGGCATGCTGCAGAGCATGAACATGGAACGCGCGCCGAAGACCGATCCGAAGGCCGGCAGCAGCCTGCCGAACGTGCTGGCGCTGGCCACCCTGGACGCGGGCGAGGACGACGAGGGCGAGTTCCACCCCAGCGGCAAGCCGAAGAATGCACGCGACCTGCTGCTGGCGGGCGTGCAGGACGTCGCCCTGCTGGGCGGGTCCGGCGCCGGCGTCAACGACGTGGTCAATGCCGTCCTCGAGACCCTGTACGGCGCGCTGGGCTTCCGCTTCGCCACCGTGTGCCTGCGCGATGCGCGGACCAGCCAGTTCCGCGCGCGGGTGTCGCTGGGCGAGGGCAGCGCCGACCTGCAGAACGGCTTCGCCTTCCCCTGCGCCTTCACGCGTGACGTGTTCCACCTGGCGCTGGAAAACGACGCCGACATGATGATCGCGGACGCCTTCAGCCCCAAGATCCGCGACCTGCTGCCGGCCTGGTACAAGACCCTGCTGCCGGACGCCGAGAGTTTCATCGTGCTGCCGCTGGTGGTCGGCAAGGCCCGGCTCGGGTTGATCTATGCCGACCGGATCTTCACCGCGCCCGAGGGCGTGGCGCCGGACGAGACGGCGTTGATCAAGGCGCTCAAGGCGCAGGTACTGGCGGCGCTGGCGCCGCAGGGTGCGAACACACCGCAACCTTGA
- the tuf gene encoding elongation factor Tu, which translates to MAKGKFERTKPHVNVGTIGHVDHGKTTLTAAIATVLSKKFGGEAKAYDQIDAAPEEKARGITINTAHVEYETENRHYAHVDCPGHADYIKNMITGAAQMDGAILVCSAADGPMPQTREHILLARQVGVPYIIVFLNKCDLVDDAELLELVEMEVRELLSKYEFPGDDLPIIKGSARMALEGQPGEMGEECITRLAEALDTYIPTPERAVDGAFLMPVEDVFSISGRGTVVTGRVERGVIKVGEEIEIVGIIDTVKTTCTGVEMFRKLLDQGQAGDNVGLLLRGTKREDVQRGQVLAKPGSIKPHSNFTGEIYVLSKDEGGRHTPFFNNYRPQFYFRTTDVTGSIELPADKEMVMPGDNVSITVKLIAPIAMEEGLRFAIREGGRTVGAGVVAKIIA; encoded by the coding sequence ATGGCAAAAGGTAAATTCGAACGGACCAAGCCGCACGTGAACGTCGGCACCATCGGTCACGTTGACCACGGTAAAACCACCCTGACGGCTGCAATCGCTACCGTCCTGTCGAAGAAATTCGGCGGCGAAGCCAAGGCCTACGACCAGATCGACGCGGCTCCAGAAGAAAAAGCACGCGGCATCACCATCAACACCGCGCACGTCGAGTACGAAACCGAAAACCGTCACTACGCTCACGTTGACTGCCCAGGCCACGCCGACTACATCAAGAACATGATTACCGGTGCTGCGCAGATGGACGGCGCGATCCTGGTGTGCTCGGCCGCTGACGGCCCAATGCCACAGACCCGCGAGCACATCCTGCTGGCGCGTCAGGTTGGCGTTCCATACATCATCGTGTTCCTGAACAAGTGCGACCTGGTCGATGACGCAGAACTGCTGGAACTGGTCGAAATGGAAGTCCGCGAACTCCTGTCGAAGTACGAGTTCCCAGGCGACGACCTGCCAATCATCAAGGGTTCGGCACGTATGGCGCTGGAAGGCCAGCCAGGCGAAATGGGCGAAGAGTGCATCACCCGCCTGGCAGAAGCCCTGGACACCTACATCCCAACCCCGGAACGTGCCGTTGACGGCGCCTTCCTGATGCCAGTCGAAGACGTGTTCTCGATCTCGGGCCGCGGCACCGTCGTGACCGGTCGTGTCGAGCGCGGCGTGATCAAAGTCGGCGAAGAAATCGAAATCGTCGGCATCATCGACACCGTCAAGACCACCTGCACCGGCGTGGAAATGTTCCGCAAGCTGCTGGACCAGGGTCAAGCTGGCGACAACGTCGGCCTGCTGCTGCGCGGCACCAAGCGTGAAGACGTGCAACGTGGTCAAGTTCTGGCCAAGCCAGGCTCGATCAAGCCGCACAGCAACTTCACCGGTGAGATCTACGTCCTGTCGAAAGACGAAGGCGGCCGTCACACCCCGTTCTTCAACAACTATCGTCCTCAGTTCTACTTCCGTACGACTGACGTGACCGGTTCGATCGAACTGCCAGCAGACAAAGAAATGGTCATGCCAGGCGACAACGTCTCGATCACCGTCAAGCTGATCGCTCCGATCGCGATGGAAGAAGGTCTGCGCTTCGCAATCCGCGAAGGCGGCCGTACCGTCGGCGCCGGCGTGGTTGCCAAGATCATCGCCTAA
- the rplK gene encoding 50S ribosomal protein L11, which produces MAKKIIGFIKLQVPAGKANPSPPIGPALGQRGLNIMEFCKAFNAQTQGMEPGMPIPVVITAFADKSFTFVMKTPPATYLIKKAAGITKGSAKPHTDKVAKLTRAQAEEIAKTKQPDLTAADMDAAVRIIAGSARSMGITVEGL; this is translated from the coding sequence ATGGCAAAGAAAATCATTGGCTTTATCAAGCTGCAAGTCCCGGCTGGTAAGGCAAACCCATCCCCACCGATCGGTCCAGCACTCGGTCAGCGTGGCCTGAACATCATGGAATTCTGCAAGGCGTTCAACGCGCAGACCCAGGGTATGGAACCAGGCATGCCGATCCCGGTCGTGATCACCGCGTTCGCCGACAAGTCCTTCACCTTCGTGATGAAGACCCCACCGGCAACCTACCTGATCAAGAAAGCCGCCGGCATCACCAAGGGCTCGGCCAAGCCGCACACCGACAAGGTTGCCAAGCTGACCCGCGCTCAAGCTGAAGAAATCGCAAAAACCAAGCAGCCGGACCTGACCGCCGCCGACATGGACGCAGCAGTGCGTATCATCGCTGGCTCGGCACGTTCGATGGGCATCACGGTGGAGGGTCTGTAA
- the nusG gene encoding transcription termination/antitermination protein NusG codes for MSDNVQDNAPVPGDVPASDAGAPLSVPVSNKRWYVVHVYSGMEKSVMRALTERVERAGMQEQFGQILVPTEEVVEMRNGSKAVSERRFFPGYVLVEMEMTDETWHLVKNTSKVTGFIGGKSNKPTPIPAREIDKIMQQVQEGVEKPRPKVLYEVGEQVRIKEGPFTDFNGNVEEVNYEKSKVRVSVTIFGRATPVELEFGQVEKV; via the coding sequence ATGAGCGATAACGTGCAAGACAATGCACCAGTGCCGGGCGATGTCCCGGCCTCTGACGCTGGTGCGCCTCTGAGCGTGCCGGTCAGCAATAAGCGCTGGTACGTCGTCCATGTCTATTCGGGCATGGAAAAGAGCGTGATGCGCGCACTGACCGAGCGCGTCGAGCGCGCGGGCATGCAAGAACAGTTCGGCCAGATCCTGGTGCCGACCGAGGAAGTCGTCGAGATGCGCAACGGTTCCAAAGCCGTTTCCGAGCGCCGCTTCTTCCCGGGCTACGTGCTGGTTGAGATGGAAATGACCGACGAAACCTGGCACCTGGTGAAGAACACCAGCAAGGTCACCGGCTTCATCGGCGGCAAATCGAACAAGCCGACCCCGATCCCAGCACGCGAGATCGACAAGATCATGCAGCAGGTGCAAGAGGGCGTCGAAAAGCCACGGCCAAAAGTGCTGTACGAAGTGGGCGAGCAAGTCCGCATCAAGGAAGGCCCGTTCACCGACTTCAACGGCAACGTCGAGGAAGTCAACTACGAGAAATCGAAGGTGCGTGTCTCGGTCACCATCTTCGGCCGCGCAACTCCGGTGGAACTGGAGTTCGGGCAGGTAGAGAAAGTATGA
- the rplA gene encoding 50S ribosomal protein L1, with amino-acid sequence MAKLSKRVKAIKAKVDRNKVYEFDNAVSIIKEFATAKFNESIDVAVQLGVDPKKSDQVVRGSVVLPAGTGKTVRVAVFASGDKAEAAKAAGADVVGMEDLAERVKAGDMPFDIVIASPDTMRIVGTLGQILGPRGLMPNPKVGTVTPDVATAVKNAKAGQVQYRTDKAGIVHATIGRKSFSDADLKTNLVALIDALNKAKPATSKGVYLRKVALSSTMGAGVRVDHASIVAAA; translated from the coding sequence ATGGCTAAGCTGTCCAAGCGCGTCAAAGCAATCAAAGCAAAAGTTGACCGTAACAAGGTCTACGAGTTCGACAACGCTGTGTCGATCATCAAGGAATTCGCCACCGCCAAGTTCAACGAGTCGATCGACGTCGCCGTTCAACTGGGCGTGGACCCGAAGAAGTCGGACCAAGTGGTTCGCGGTTCGGTCGTGCTGCCAGCTGGCACCGGCAAGACCGTGCGCGTCGCTGTGTTCGCTTCGGGCGACAAGGCTGAAGCTGCTAAAGCAGCCGGCGCCGACGTGGTCGGCATGGAAGACCTGGCAGAGCGCGTGAAGGCCGGCGACATGCCGTTCGACATCGTCATCGCTTCGCCAGACACCATGCGTATCGTCGGTACCCTGGGTCAGATCCTGGGCCCACGCGGCCTGATGCCGAACCCGAAAGTCGGCACCGTGACCCCGGACGTCGCTACCGCCGTCAAGAACGCCAAAGCCGGTCAGGTCCAGTACCGTACTGACAAGGCAGGTATCGTCCACGCGACCATCGGCCGCAAGTCGTTCAGCGACGCAGATCTGAAGACCAACCTGGTCGCCCTGATCGACGCCCTGAACAAGGCCAAGCCAGCCACCTCGAAAGGCGTGTACCTGCGTAAGGTCGCCCTGTCGTCGACCATGGGCGCTGGCGTCCGTGTCGACCACGCTTCGATCGTCGCTGCTGCTTAA